One Cohnella candidum genomic region harbors:
- a CDS encoding ABC-F family ATP-binding cassette domain-containing protein — protein sequence MITVNGVSLRFGKRPLFEDVNIKFTPGNCYGLIGANGAGKSTFLKILSGEVEPTNGEVFIAPGERMAVLKQNHYEYDEYQVLETVIMGHQKLYSVMKEKDAIYAKDPFTDEDGMRAGELEAEFAEMNGWEAESEAAGLLNGLGITTDLHDKKMAELGGNEKVRVLLAQALFGNPNILLLDEPTNHLDIESVRWLEDFLSRYEGTVIVVSHDRHFLNQVCTHIADIDFAKIQMYVGNYDFWYESSQLALQLMRDQNKKKEDKIKELQAFIQRFSANKSKAKQATSRRKMLDKISLDDIRPSSRKYPFIHFKGEREVGKQVVSVENITATVEGEKVLENISFVVNKNDKIALVGPNGLAKTVLFQILTGEREPDSGSVTWGVTTTQAYFPKDNSAYFDGVELNLVEWLRQYSKDQDESFIRGFLGRMLFSGDEALKKASVLSGGEKVRCMLSKMMLGGGNVLLLDEPTNHLDLESITALNNGLIDFDGPIIFTSHDHQFVETIANRIIEITPNGIIDRLMTYEEYLEHPEVKELRARMLPA from the coding sequence ATGATTACCGTTAACGGCGTGAGCCTGCGTTTCGGCAAACGCCCCCTTTTCGAAGACGTGAACATCAAGTTCACGCCCGGCAACTGTTACGGCCTTATCGGCGCGAACGGGGCAGGTAAATCGACTTTCCTCAAAATCCTGTCCGGGGAAGTGGAACCGACGAACGGCGAGGTTTTTATCGCGCCGGGTGAACGGATGGCCGTATTGAAGCAGAACCATTACGAGTACGACGAATATCAAGTTCTGGAGACGGTCATCATGGGCCACCAGAAGCTTTATTCCGTCATGAAAGAGAAAGACGCCATCTACGCCAAAGACCCGTTCACCGACGAAGACGGCATGCGGGCGGGCGAGCTGGAAGCCGAATTCGCCGAGATGAACGGCTGGGAAGCCGAGAGTGAAGCGGCAGGCCTTCTCAACGGCCTTGGCATCACGACCGACCTGCACGACAAGAAAATGGCGGAGCTGGGCGGCAACGAGAAAGTCCGCGTGCTTCTCGCGCAAGCTTTGTTCGGCAACCCGAACATCCTGCTGCTCGACGAGCCGACCAACCATTTGGACATCGAATCCGTGCGTTGGCTGGAAGATTTCCTTTCCCGCTATGAAGGCACCGTTATCGTGGTATCCCACGACCGGCACTTCCTGAACCAAGTGTGTACGCACATCGCCGATATCGACTTCGCGAAAATCCAGATGTACGTCGGCAACTACGACTTCTGGTACGAGTCGAGCCAACTGGCGCTCCAGCTGATGCGCGACCAGAACAAGAAGAAGGAAGACAAGATCAAGGAGCTGCAGGCGTTCATCCAGCGCTTCTCGGCGAACAAGTCCAAGGCCAAGCAAGCGACGAGCCGCCGGAAAATGCTCGATAAGATTTCACTGGACGACATCCGGCCTTCGAGCCGCAAATATCCGTTCATCCATTTCAAAGGCGAGCGCGAAGTCGGCAAGCAAGTCGTATCCGTGGAAAATATCACCGCGACGGTCGAAGGCGAGAAAGTGCTCGAGAACATCTCCTTCGTCGTGAACAAGAACGACAAAATCGCGCTGGTCGGCCCGAACGGCCTCGCCAAAACCGTGCTGTTCCAAATCCTGACCGGCGAGCGCGAACCCGATTCCGGTTCGGTGACCTGGGGCGTCACGACCACGCAGGCGTATTTCCCGAAGGATAACTCCGCGTACTTCGACGGCGTCGAGCTTAACCTGGTCGAATGGCTGCGCCAATATTCGAAGGACCAGGACGAATCGTTCATCCGCGGCTTCCTTGGCCGGATGTTGTTCTCCGGCGACGAAGCGCTCAAAAAAGCGTCGGTCCTCTCCGGTGGCGAGAAAGTCCGCTGCATGCTGTCCAAAATGATGCTCGGAGGCGGCAACGTCCTGCTGCTCGACGAACCGACCAACCACCTCGACCTCGAGTCTATTACGGCGCTCAATAACGGCTTGATCGATTTCGACGGCCCGATCATCTTCACGTCGCATGACCATCAGTTCGTCGAAACGATCGCGAACCGCATCATCGAGATCACGCCGAACGGCATCATCGACCGCCTGATGACGTACGAAGAGTACCTGGAACACCCGGAAGTCAAAGAACTCCGCGCTCGCATGCTTCCGGCCTAA
- a CDS encoding AraC family transcriptional regulator encodes MDFARTTLTESITVDQLISFHYFEYANGYAFEGEQHDFWELLYVDKGNVEVRADDRALQLEQGNIVFHKPDEFHTVRVNPEHKPPNLIVISFECASPDMDFFRNKITSLKEQERLYLSRILQEGFRTFLPPYDDPADHQLTRNPDAPYAGEQMIKSHLEMLLISLIRSEREAAAPARSAKLTPVHIENRERELADRIVHYLKENLDVQLSLDALCRQFHLGKSRLKEIFHARYGSGVLEYFKLLKLEEAKSLIREHKYNFTEISEKLGYASLHYFSREFKKNTGMSPSDYAKSVRAKAGFSR; translated from the coding sequence ATGGATTTTGCCAGGACGACGCTCACCGAATCGATCACGGTCGACCAGCTGATTTCTTTCCACTATTTCGAATATGCGAACGGTTATGCCTTTGAGGGGGAGCAGCACGACTTCTGGGAGCTTCTCTATGTAGATAAAGGCAACGTCGAGGTGCGCGCGGACGACAGAGCGCTGCAGTTGGAGCAGGGAAACATCGTGTTCCACAAACCGGACGAATTCCACACGGTGCGCGTCAATCCCGAACACAAACCGCCGAACCTCATCGTCATCTCGTTCGAGTGCGCCTCTCCCGACATGGACTTTTTCCGCAACAAAATAACCTCTTTGAAAGAACAAGAGAGACTCTATCTGTCCCGCATTTTGCAGGAAGGTTTCCGCACGTTCCTGCCGCCGTACGACGATCCCGCCGACCATCAGCTGACCCGAAATCCCGACGCTCCGTACGCCGGGGAACAAATGATCAAATCCCATCTCGAAATGCTGCTCATCAGCCTCATCCGCTCGGAACGGGAAGCCGCAGCGCCGGCTCGCTCCGCCAAACTCACGCCCGTCCATATCGAAAACCGGGAGCGCGAGCTGGCCGATCGCATCGTCCACTATCTCAAGGAAAACTTGGACGTTCAGCTTTCCCTGGACGCGCTGTGCAGGCAGTTCCATCTCGGGAAAAGCCGGCTGAAGGAAATTTTCCACGCGCGTTACGGCTCAGGCGTTTTGGAATATTTCAAGCTTCTTAAATTGGAGGAAGCCAAATCGCTGATTCGCGAGCACAAATACAATTTCACCGAAATCTCGGAAAAACTCGGGTACGCCAGCCTTCATTATTTCTCGAGGGAATTCAAAAAGAATACGGGCATGTCCCCGTCGGATTACGCGAAGTCGGTCAGAGCCAAAGCGGGGTTCTCACGATAG
- a CDS encoding ABC transporter substrate-binding protein produces MKKAWLAVAMALVLVLGACGSNKGGEASSSPKSGGDASGGSPSASTSPSASASAGKLFIPIVSKGFQHQFWQAVKAGAEKAAAELNVEITFEGPETEQQVDKQLEMLQVALDKKPSAIGFAALDSQASIPLLQKAKDAGIPVIAFDSGVDSDIPLATAATDNIAAAALAADKMAELIGGEGEVAMVVHDQTSRTGIDRENGFKNRIKEKYPKIKIVDIQYGGGDHLKSTDLAKTIMQAHPNLKGIFGSNEGSAIGVVNAVTEMKMDGKIVVIGYDSGKAQIDAIKSGKMAGAITQNPIGIGYETVKAAVAAIKGEKVEKNIDTGFFWYDKTNIDNPEIKAVLYE; encoded by the coding sequence ATGAAAAAAGCGTGGTTGGCGGTAGCGATGGCGCTCGTGCTGGTGCTCGGCGCGTGCGGTTCGAACAAAGGAGGAGAAGCAAGCTCTTCTCCGAAAAGCGGAGGCGACGCATCCGGTGGGAGCCCGAGCGCGAGCACGAGTCCGAGCGCGTCGGCTTCCGCGGGGAAATTATTCATTCCGATCGTCTCGAAAGGCTTCCAGCACCAATTCTGGCAGGCGGTCAAAGCCGGAGCGGAGAAAGCGGCCGCCGAGCTGAACGTAGAGATCACGTTCGAAGGGCCGGAAACCGAGCAGCAGGTCGATAAGCAGCTCGAGATGCTGCAGGTCGCTTTGGACAAGAAACCGTCGGCGATCGGCTTCGCGGCGCTCGACAGCCAGGCGTCCATTCCGCTGCTTCAGAAGGCCAAAGACGCCGGAATCCCCGTCATCGCGTTCGACTCCGGCGTGGACAGTGACATCCCGCTCGCTACGGCAGCTACGGACAACATCGCGGCAGCCGCACTTGCCGCCGACAAAATGGCGGAGCTGATCGGCGGGGAAGGCGAAGTGGCCATGGTCGTGCACGACCAGACGAGCCGTACGGGCATCGACCGCGAGAACGGCTTCAAGAACCGGATCAAGGAAAAGTATCCGAAGATCAAAATCGTCGACATCCAATACGGCGGCGGCGACCACCTGAAGTCGACCGACCTCGCGAAAACGATCATGCAGGCGCACCCGAACTTGAAAGGCATTTTCGGCTCCAACGAAGGCTCCGCGATCGGCGTCGTCAACGCCGTGACGGAAATGAAGATGGACGGCAAAATCGTCGTCATCGGTTACGATTCCGGCAAGGCGCAGATCGACGCCATCAAGTCCGGCAAAATGGCCGGCGCGATCACGCAAAACCCGATCGGCATCGGCTATGAAACGGTCAAGGCGGCCGTCGCCGCGATCAAAGGCGAGAAGGTCGAGAAGAACATCGACACCGGATTTTTCTGGTACGACAAGACGAACATCGACAATCCGGAAATCAAAGCCGTATTGTACGAGTAA
- a CDS encoding MBL fold metallo-hydrolase — protein sequence MRKQRFMQRFGNLDSARVNNAPMEQIGRWSQERLSRIRASRDYSHCVPNAKPDLPFLQQNRTEPSITWIGHSTFLIQLAGLNIVTDPVWARRMAFQKRLAPPGVELSDMPPTDVVLVSHSHYDHLHMGSLRRLRGNKKMLVPAGLRTKLFLRGFRDVTELHWWEDDVCHNVKFTFVPAQHWTRRNPWDKNTSHWGGWVIQADNGPTIYFAGDSGYFRGFGDIGRRFKIDVALMPIGAYDPEWFMSAQHVSPEEALQAFVDLGAKYFVPMHYGAFKLADDTPKEALVRLEAARERMGISEERLFLLKHGETMRFHNENTDNDAKDGSDS from the coding sequence ATGCGCAAGCAACGCTTCATGCAACGCTTCGGCAACCTGGACTCCGCCCGTGTCAATAACGCTCCCATGGAACAAATCGGCCGCTGGAGCCAGGAAAGGCTGAGCCGCATCCGCGCCAGCCGGGACTACAGCCACTGCGTGCCGAACGCGAAACCGGATCTTCCCTTCCTCCAGCAGAATCGTACCGAACCGTCGATCACTTGGATCGGGCACTCCACGTTTTTGATTCAGCTGGCGGGTTTGAATATCGTGACCGACCCCGTATGGGCTCGGAGGATGGCATTCCAGAAGAGGCTTGCTCCTCCCGGAGTCGAACTGTCGGACATGCCTCCGACCGATGTCGTCCTCGTCTCGCACTCCCATTACGACCATCTCCACATGGGCTCGCTCCGCAGGCTTCGCGGCAACAAGAAGATGCTCGTGCCGGCCGGCCTTCGGACCAAGCTCTTCTTGCGGGGCTTCCGCGACGTGACCGAGCTTCACTGGTGGGAAGACGACGTTTGCCACAACGTCAAATTCACGTTCGTGCCCGCCCAGCATTGGACGCGGCGCAATCCTTGGGACAAGAACACGTCCCATTGGGGCGGCTGGGTGATCCAGGCGGATAACGGGCCTACGATTTACTTCGCTGGGGACAGCGGGTATTTCCGCGGTTTTGGCGATATCGGCCGGCGCTTCAAAATCGACGTGGCGTTGATGCCGATCGGCGCATATGATCCGGAATGGTTCATGTCCGCGCAGCACGTCAGTCCCGAGGAAGCGCTGCAGGCTTTCGTGGACCTGGGCGCGAAATATTTCGTACCGATGCATTACGGCGCGTTCAAGCTGGCCGACGATACGCCCAAAGAAGCGCTCGTGCGGCTGGAAGCCGCAAGGGAACGGATGGGCATTTCGGAAGAACGGCTGTTTCTCCTCAAACACGGAGAGACGATGCGTTTTCATAATGAAAATACCGATAACGACGCAAAGGATGGATCCGATTCATGA
- a CDS encoding sugar phosphate isomerase/epimerase family protein, with protein sequence MKKGINAWSFPGGMAVPDCLRLAKDAGFEGLEPALNETGELSLESKEAEIADIRKRAEETGIALTSLASGLYWQYSLTSSDAKIREKAMGIVRKQLETAAILGVDAILVVPGAVGVDFIPGAEVVPYDRAYDYALEAFSRLAGEAEACGVSIGIENVWNKFLLSPLEMRDFIDRIGSPWVGSYFDVGNVLYSGYPEHWISILGSRIKKVHFKDYRREAGGLHGFVDLLAGDVDYAAVVAGLQAVGYDGYVIAEMIPSYKQHTEQIVYNTSGAMDAILGRK encoded by the coding sequence GTGAAGAAAGGAATCAACGCTTGGTCGTTTCCCGGCGGCATGGCGGTGCCGGATTGTCTGCGGTTAGCGAAGGACGCGGGTTTCGAGGGGCTCGAGCCTGCTTTGAACGAGACGGGAGAACTTAGCTTGGAAAGCAAGGAGGCCGAGATCGCGGACATCCGGAAGCGGGCGGAAGAGACCGGGATCGCGCTGACCAGCCTCGCGAGCGGACTGTACTGGCAGTACTCGCTGACCAGTTCGGATGCCAAGATCCGGGAAAAAGCCATGGGGATCGTACGGAAACAGCTCGAAACGGCTGCCATTCTCGGGGTCGACGCGATCCTCGTCGTGCCGGGCGCGGTGGGCGTTGACTTCATCCCGGGGGCCGAGGTCGTTCCCTATGACCGGGCTTACGACTACGCACTGGAAGCGTTCTCCCGGTTGGCTGGGGAGGCGGAGGCCTGCGGCGTGTCCATCGGGATCGAGAACGTATGGAACAAGTTCCTGTTGTCCCCGCTGGAAATGAGGGACTTCATCGACCGGATCGGTTCCCCTTGGGTCGGCTCGTATTTCGACGTTGGGAACGTGCTCTATTCGGGGTACCCGGAGCATTGGATTTCTATTTTGGGAAGCCGGATCAAAAAGGTGCATTTCAAGGATTACCGTCGGGAAGCGGGCGGATTGCACGGGTTCGTCGATTTGCTGGCCGGCGACGTGGATTACGCGGCCGTCGTGGCGGGTCTGCAAGCTGTCGGATATGACGGATACGTGATCGCGGAAATGATCCCGTCCTACAAGCAGCATACCGAGCAGATCGTTTACAATACGTCGGGCGCCATGGATGCCATTTTGGGGAGGAAATAG
- a CDS encoding ABC transporter permease → MKASIAAAGRPRIAIQSGLQQFMAFGSLILLIIVFSLASSSFFHFSNIVGILLSTAVTGVLALGSTFVIVTGGIDLSVGTVMTLSSVMTGVFITMWGWPIEVGIVGGLLTGALCGFISGTAVARLGIPPFIATLAMMMIAKGLSLVISGTKPVYFTNTPAFSKISLGSVLDIPNAVFIYFGAAIVGGILLSRTIVGRYNFAIGSNEEATRLSGVNVRFWKIVIYTITGLFTGLAGILMASRLNSAQPALGMGYELEAIAAVVIGGTSLSGGKGTIVGTVIGALIMSVLTNGLRILSVPQEWQTVVVGLVILLAVYVDILRRKKA, encoded by the coding sequence ATGAAGGCATCGATAGCGGCGGCCGGCAGGCCGCGAATCGCGATCCAGTCGGGATTGCAGCAGTTCATGGCGTTCGGCAGCTTGATTTTGCTCATCATCGTCTTTTCGCTCGCTTCGAGCAGTTTCTTTCACTTTTCCAATATCGTGGGGATTTTGCTCTCCACGGCCGTGACCGGCGTCCTCGCGCTCGGTTCGACCTTCGTCATCGTGACGGGAGGCATCGACCTCTCCGTCGGTACGGTCATGACGCTCAGTTCGGTGATGACGGGCGTGTTCATTACGATGTGGGGCTGGCCGATAGAGGTCGGCATCGTCGGCGGACTGCTGACCGGCGCGCTGTGCGGGTTCATTTCCGGGACGGCGGTCGCGAGGCTCGGCATCCCCCCTTTCATCGCGACGCTCGCCATGATGATGATCGCCAAGGGGCTCTCGCTCGTGATCTCGGGGACGAAGCCGGTCTACTTCACGAATACGCCGGCCTTCTCGAAGATCTCCTTGGGATCGGTCCTGGATATCCCGAATGCGGTGTTCATCTACTTCGGGGCGGCGATTGTCGGCGGCATCCTGCTGTCGCGCACGATCGTGGGCCGCTACAATTTCGCGATCGGCAGCAATGAAGAGGCGACCCGGCTGTCCGGCGTCAACGTGCGGTTCTGGAAAATCGTGATCTACACGATTACCGGCCTGTTCACCGGGTTGGCCGGTATCCTGATGGCCTCCCGGCTGAATTCGGCGCAACCCGCGCTCGGGATGGGCTATGAGCTGGAAGCGATCGCGGCCGTCGTGATCGGGGGAACGTCCCTCAGCGGAGGGAAGGGCACGATCGTCGGCACGGTAATCGGTGCGCTGATCATGAGCGTGCTGACGAACGGCCTGCGCATTTTGTCCGTCCCTCAGGAATGGCAGACCGTCGTCGTCGGCCTCGTCATTTTGCTGGCGGTTTACGTGGATATCTTGCGCAGGAAGAAAGCTTGA
- a CDS encoding MGDG synthase family glycosyltransferase — MRKKRVLLLSEGFGTGHTQAAYALAVGLRQLSQKIQTRVIELGTFLNPIIGPLILGAYRKTVSKQPKLVGKMYRSNYDKSLNRVTQFALHRIFYNQVSDVVRQLKPDLIVCTHPIPNAVVSRLKRLGLDVPLYTLITDYDAHATWVNPEVNMYLVSTPAVRNKLIARGIPASLIEVTGIPVHPNFWHPHDRAEIQKQFGLKDMPTALIMGGGWGLLYGEHLVEYMTKYADRVQLILCMGSNEKAREKLLSDPRFQHENIKVLGFTKEISKLMDVSDLLVTKPGGMTCTEGMAKGMPMLFYEPIPGQEEENAEYFITHGFGELMAGTEAIDRWFRLIQEPYAAYQHRDTLMALRNAEYHPAKCSEAVLALLE, encoded by the coding sequence ATGCGCAAAAAAAGGGTATTGCTGCTTTCCGAAGGGTTCGGCACCGGACATACTCAAGCCGCTTACGCGCTTGCGGTGGGCCTGCGGCAGCTGTCGCAGAAAATCCAGACGCGCGTGATCGAGCTGGGGACCTTCTTGAATCCGATCATCGGGCCGCTCATTCTCGGGGCTTACCGGAAGACGGTATCCAAACAGCCGAAGCTGGTCGGCAAAATGTACCGCAGCAACTACGACAAATCCCTCAACCGGGTCACGCAGTTCGCGCTGCATCGCATTTTTTACAATCAAGTGTCCGACGTCGTCCGCCAACTCAAACCGGACTTGATCGTCTGCACCCATCCGATTCCGAACGCCGTCGTCAGCCGTTTGAAACGGCTCGGGCTGGACGTTCCTTTGTATACGCTGATTACCGATTATGATGCCCATGCCACTTGGGTGAATCCCGAGGTGAACATGTACCTGGTCAGTACGCCGGCGGTTCGCAACAAGCTGATCGCGCGCGGGATTCCGGCCTCGCTGATCGAGGTGACCGGCATTCCCGTCCACCCGAATTTCTGGCACCCGCATGACCGTGCCGAAATCCAGAAGCAATTCGGGCTGAAGGACATGCCTACCGCGCTGATCATGGGCGGCGGCTGGGGTTTGCTGTACGGGGAACACCTCGTCGAATACATGACCAAGTACGCGGACCGCGTGCAGTTGATCCTGTGCATGGGAAGCAATGAGAAGGCACGGGAGAAGCTGCTCTCCGACCCGCGCTTCCAGCATGAGAACATCAAGGTTCTCGGCTTCACAAAGGAGATCAGCAAGCTGATGGACGTCTCGGACTTGCTGGTCACCAAGCCCGGGGGCATGACCTGCACCGAAGGCATGGCTAAAGGCATGCCGATGCTGTTCTACGAGCCGATTCCGGGACAAGAGGAAGAAAACGCCGAATATTTCATCACCCACGGTTTCGGCGAGTTGATGGCAGGCACCGAGGCGATCGACCGCTGGTTCCGGCTGATCCAGGAGCCTTACGCGGCCTATCAGCACCGCGACACCTTAATGGCGCTGCGCAACGCCGAGTACCATCCGGCTAAATGCTCGGAAGCCGTACTGGCGCTCCTGGAGTAG
- a CDS encoding Gfo/Idh/MocA family protein — MLRIGLIGLGFMGRTHLENYLRLEREGLDIRVTALCDADPEKLKGGAQAGNIETVTEPVDFSRFRHYTSVEEMLANEELDAVDITLPTFLHEKISIQCLNHGLHVLCEKPMALTAQECENMLLAAERNGKQLLIGQCLRFWPAYVYLKEVVDSGVYGKATSGYFFRGGATPTWGPWLLQKEKSGGALMDMHVHDADMVHWLFGKPRAVSTLARNVVPGGGYDIVSTNYAYEDGKVVNAQADWTLEGDFGFDMQYRVNFERGNVVFRENGVRSNPNDGPGFAPELPEDQGYYFELRYFVESLLEGRPVETASGRAVQGSIEIVEAEIASADRGGAWVSL, encoded by the coding sequence ATGCTGAGAATCGGGCTGATCGGGCTGGGGTTCATGGGGCGGACCCATTTGGAAAACTATTTGCGGCTGGAGCGAGAAGGGCTGGACATCCGCGTAACGGCGTTGTGCGATGCGGATCCGGAGAAGCTTAAGGGCGGGGCGCAAGCGGGCAACATCGAGACGGTGACGGAACCCGTGGATTTCAGCCGGTTTCGTCATTATACGAGCGTGGAAGAAATGCTGGCGAACGAGGAACTGGACGCTGTGGACATCACGCTGCCGACGTTCCTGCACGAAAAGATCTCGATCCAATGCCTGAATCATGGACTGCATGTGCTTTGCGAGAAACCGATGGCGCTTACGGCGCAGGAGTGCGAGAACATGCTACTCGCGGCGGAGAGGAACGGCAAACAGCTCTTGATCGGGCAATGCCTCCGGTTCTGGCCGGCCTACGTTTATTTGAAAGAAGTCGTGGACAGCGGCGTATACGGGAAGGCGACGAGCGGGTACTTCTTCCGCGGAGGCGCGACGCCGACGTGGGGGCCCTGGCTGCTGCAAAAGGAGAAGAGCGGCGGGGCGCTGATGGACATGCACGTTCACGATGCGGACATGGTGCATTGGCTGTTCGGCAAACCGCGGGCGGTTTCCACGCTGGCCCGCAACGTCGTGCCGGGCGGCGGCTACGACATCGTCTCGACGAACTATGCGTACGAAGACGGCAAAGTGGTCAACGCGCAGGCCGATTGGACGTTAGAAGGCGATTTCGGCTTCGACATGCAGTACCGCGTCAATTTCGAGCGGGGCAACGTCGTGTTCCGGGAGAACGGAGTCCGGTCGAATCCGAACGACGGGCCGGGCTTCGCGCCGGAGCTGCCGGAGGATCAGGGGTATTACTTCGAGCTCCGGTATTTCGTGGAGTCCCTGCTGGAGGGGCGCCCGGTCGAAACGGCCTCGGGACGTGCCGTCCAAGGCTCGATCGAAATCGTCGAGGCCGAGATCGCCTCGGCCGACCGCGGCGGCGCCTGGGTCTCGCTGTGA
- a CDS encoding MGMT family protein codes for MQSFTERAIEVIRGIPPGKVMTYGQVAAWAGSPRGARQVVRILHAMSGKYGLPWHRVINGKGEIGLQDFYHRELQVSELEAEGVTVTAGGRIDLEEYRYEPE; via the coding sequence ATGCAATCGTTTACCGAACGGGCCATCGAAGTGATCCGCGGCATTCCTCCCGGCAAGGTGATGACGTACGGGCAAGTCGCCGCCTGGGCCGGAAGCCCCCGCGGCGCCCGCCAAGTGGTGCGTATCCTGCACGCCATGAGCGGCAAATACGGCCTGCCTTGGCATCGGGTCATCAACGGCAAGGGCGAAATCGGACTCCAGGACTTCTACCACCGGGAGCTTCAGGTTTCGGAGCTCGAAGCCGAAGGCGTGACCGTCACCGCCGGCGGCCGGATCGACCTGGAAGAGTATCGATACGAGCCGGAATGA
- a CDS encoding conserved virulence factor C family protein → MKLLSIEPTPSPNSMKLNVDEKLAAGIRLDYKPEQAEQAPPLIGKLLRIPGVKGVFHTADFIALDRKGNADWAAILREVHEAFGSAGEGAGISATPEAGGFGEAHVLVQMYRGIPIQIRVRSGGQESRAALPERFTKAVTEAAGATMIRERKLEEFGVRYGEPQEILEEVVRELDAAYTEERLRDLIEQAKIAGPEAPPPAPPAPLSAEEAESALGSEDWRERYAALERFKPEPEHLPIVAKALRDGHMSVRRLAVVYLGDLRTPETMPHLFAALKDPSVAVRRTAGDTLSDLGDPAAIGPMTEALGDGNKLVRWRAARFLYEAGDESALDALRRVAADEPEFEVRLQAEMAVARIERGEEAAGSVWQQMTRMREQERSGE, encoded by the coding sequence ATGAAACTGTTGTCCATCGAACCGACACCGAGTCCGAATTCCATGAAGCTGAACGTCGACGAGAAGCTGGCCGCCGGCATCCGCCTCGACTACAAGCCGGAGCAGGCGGAGCAAGCTCCCCCGCTGATCGGCAAGCTGCTGCGCATACCTGGCGTGAAAGGCGTGTTCCACACGGCCGATTTCATCGCCCTGGACCGCAAAGGGAACGCCGACTGGGCCGCCATCCTGCGGGAAGTTCACGAAGCGTTCGGATCCGCGGGAGAAGGCGCCGGCATTAGCGCGACGCCGGAAGCCGGCGGTTTCGGGGAAGCGCACGTGCTCGTGCAGATGTACCGGGGCATTCCGATCCAGATCCGCGTCCGGAGCGGCGGGCAGGAATCCCGGGCTGCCCTGCCCGAGCGGTTCACCAAGGCCGTGACGGAAGCGGCCGGCGCGACGATGATCCGCGAGCGGAAGCTCGAGGAGTTCGGCGTCCGTTACGGCGAACCCCAGGAAATTCTGGAAGAGGTCGTTCGCGAGCTCGATGCCGCATATACCGAAGAACGCCTGCGCGATTTGATCGAGCAGGCGAAAATCGCGGGACCGGAAGCCCCGCCGCCGGCTCCGCCCGCGCCGCTTAGCGCGGAAGAAGCGGAGAGCGCGCTCGGGTCGGAAGACTGGCGGGAGCGCTATGCCGCGCTGGAGCGATTCAAGCCGGAGCCGGAGCATTTGCCGATCGTGGCGAAGGCGCTTCGCGACGGCCATATGTCCGTGCGCCGGCTGGCGGTCGTCTACTTGGGCGACCTGCGGACGCCCGAGACGATGCCGCATCTGTTCGCCGCGCTGAAGGACCCGTCCGTCGCCGTGCGCCGCACTGCCGGCGATACGCTGTCCGACCTCGGCGACCCGGCCGCGATCGGCCCGATGACGGAGGCGCTCGGCGACGGGAACAAGCTCGTGCGCTGGCGCGCCGCGCGGTTCCTGTACGAGGCCGGCGACGAGTCGGCGCTCGACGCTTTGCGGCGCGTCGCCGCGGATGAGCCGGAGTTCGAGGTCCGGCTGCAGGCCGAGATGGCCGTGGCGCGCATCGAGCGCGGCGAGGAAGCCGCCGGCTCCGTCTGGCAGCAGATGACCCGCATGCGCGAGCAGGAGCGCTCGGGCGAGTAA